Below is a genomic region from Neurospora crassa OR74A linkage group VII, whole genome shotgun sequence.
TGGGATGTCCAAACGCCAACCGCGCTTGCCCGCATCTACATACGCCACACAGGAAGGCACGGCAGGCAGCATTGATAAGTAGGACACTGCGCAAAGATGGAAATTACCTAGAAAATCCTCATTGCTAGGTATGGAAGGAACGAAGACAACAACCCCGCTCCTGAAAATTCTCTTCCTGTGCTAATCCACCCGTCGACAGAATGGACTTCCTCTCTGAGACTTCAGCAACCTCACCGCCTCCGTGTCTTGTGCTTCCTGCTCTCGCAATCTCCACAGTTCACTTTTCCTGGTCTCTGGAATAGGTTTCGCCCatttctccgcctcctcttttcctttcttcctctccatccATCTGTTTCTGTCTTCTTCAGTCCAGCGCGGCGGGAAATAATCGTCGAATCCGTTCTAGGGATGGCGACGATGTCCATGAGACGATGGTGCCGTTGGTAGCTCGTCACTGAAACCCCGGCGACGGGGGCGACGCATGTTGGCGGTGGGACCAGAGACATGCTGTGGCGGATAAGGAGCGGCAGTTGGGTGCACGCGGTAGGAGGGAACACGATATACGCGATGAGTCGGAATCTCGTTTTCAGGTTCTTGCTGATAATGACTGCTATCATCCGACTCAGAAACAGTCACGAcggttggaggaggggggtaggATCGAGAAAATGCAGCCTGGCGACGGGTGGGGACTGGTAAAGCAGAAGGCAAAGCATATTCGACCCCTGAAGGCCGTTCCCTTCTCCAAGAACTTCTTTCTAGGTACGCCTGACGAGAGGGGCTTGGGCATGCGTTAAGTTCTCTGATGAGCTCGGCCGTGTTCCTTTTCGAAGATTTTCTCTTCGGTAAAGTCTGTCCGCGATTCGAACCCCTGGATGAACGAGAGTAGCTGGAAGGGGGTGGAGTTGGAGAACTGGAACTGTTCCCAAGGTTCAGTCCCAGAAATGATTTCCATAAGGGCACTGATTCTGCCTGGCTCTTCATCTCCATGCCCTCCACTGCTTTCTTCACCTTTTGCTTAGACCGTTGTTTATCGGTCGCTGTGTTGCTCCCCAGCTGCATGCTATCCAGGAAGTCTTCCAGCTGCCGGAGTATTCGCGATATCCGGCCTCGATCATCACCAGCAGTATTCTCAGTGACAGTACAGGCAGAAGGCGGCCTAGATGGCTCTTTGGGTGAGCACGTATCCCGCGGTTCCTGTTTCACGTACCGTTCTCCCCTGATGAATATCTCTTTCTGTCTTTCCCTTTCATTTCCATCTCCCTTAAtaccctcttctttccttttccttctaaaCCTATCCCaactctccctctccctcctggCCTGCCCCTCCAATTCTGTCTCCTTCATTGTCTTGTGTTGTACATTACTCTGACTCTGAGTGGATCCCGCCTAAGGATCCTCACGCAAGGAGCGCATGTAACGTTCATAGACGGTCTTGCGCTCATCGTTGTCCCATTCCCGTTTTGCAACACCATACTTCCGCCGCCGATAATTCGGCTTGAGCATTTCATCATGCcttgcttcctcctcctccctcataTCCTCAAGGACGTGATGCGGTAGCTTCAACAGCTCCTCCATTTTGGCGTCCAATCGCTCGGCCTCGTTACGATAGCCATCATCATGATCATCGTCTCTGCTCTGGCCACCTTGATGACCATGACCGTAACCccatctctcctcctccaggtaCTCCTTCCTGCCTATGTGCTCTCGATCATTGCcattgcccttgcccttgcccttgcccttacCAGAGGAGGCTCCAGAGCCACCGCGCTTCTCCACGCTGTACTTGTGCTTCCTGCGGTCCTCCCTACTGATTACGGCACCGGCGACCCATAACAACCACTCCGGATAATCAGGCTTGGGAGTGTACTCGCCTTCCTTGACGCGCTTGCGGACCAAgaccttcttttcttctgtttcctcttcttcttcaagcttgaccttgcccttgcccttgtcaACCTCGGCTCGAGGGGGGGATCTGCGAGGGGATCTGGACCGGTCGTGGCGGTAATGGCGACGGTAGTCGTCAATGTCGGGGTAAGGGTTGTCCCGCTCTTTCTTGATATGGGTGCGGTTGCTGGGCATCTTGTTTTGTGCCTTATTGTTCTTTACGTACTTGCTGAGAGGTTTGTCCTTTATTTTGGAGAACTGGGCTTTTTTGGAGGAGTGAGAACAAGATCGCAGGTCGGGGGGGAAGAGAGCTAGCTGGTCATCATTCCTTTATAGGACTTTGTGTGTCGAGTAGAATATTGTTTCCATCATCTTGGATGTAATTCTTTGTCAATGACCTGCCTACCCTATTATGAAATGAAGTGTGGTTCGGGATTGATTGAAGCTGGTCAATAGGTAAGTCAGCAATGGTAGAGAGAACAAAGACAGGGGTCTATCCCGATGATGTTAAAGGTCCAGCTGATGCTGGTACAAAGCAAATTTGAGCGCACCGGCGGCATAATAACAAAGTCTAAGGGTTCATATGAACCATGTCGTCAGACATGCGCACAAAAAGGTCTCAGATCATGCGATGACGATTTTACATACTCACTGGTCAAAGTTGATATTGTCAAATCACCCAGTTACCTTCATGGTTTAACCTGAAAATCTGGAACCGCGCgctccttaataattttctcgTATCAGCTGGCGccaaaggaaagaaaaaaaaataccaGGTTGAATCAATATCTCATCGTCAATGAATGGAAGAAGGGGCACCCACCCTACCTACGTGTTCATCCCACATCGACAATGAATACAACTAACCCTTTTTCTAAGCGctctccatccatcttcactTGATTCAAGTTGCCTGTCTGTCAACCATGTCGGTGTTCGTTCGTCTCAATCTCAATCTCAACAATGAACCGTTCATcccatcacatcacatccCATCCTATCCCTTCCCAACAATGAACCATCACCTAGGTACGGTACACTGACTGACTCCGCCCGCTTACCCTGCTGGTacatgtacctaggtacacagcagttagttagttagttagttaaGGCTGCGTTTGTTCTGGTACGGTTGCTGTATAGAGGAGGTGGTCGTATAGGTTTATACGGTAAAGCTCGGACCACCTTTCGAATGCACCGTATAGCTATTTGCACCCCCTTTATACGGCCAGTGTACTACCAGTTTCATTTGGttgatttttcttctttcagGCGGCTTATAGGGTAAAGGCGTCGTACGAATACGCTGAGATCCCTAGAGTACAGGGCATTACAGAGTACAGACTATAAGCATACGGCGTACTACGGCGCTTTGGGGCTGGTCTGTATTTTGGTAATTTTATACAGCGATGTTAAATTTGTATAGTTTTTCTGGCCatatataaccctaaccctattGAGGGGGTCGCAAATTGGATTTCTATATAGCAACCGACCAAATAATCGCTATTTTATACGGTTATCGTATAGAAATGGCCGTATGAGGCGGTTTATACGGCAACCGTACGAGAACAAACGCAGCCTAACATGATACTGGAACAAAACAATCCAagacctatatatatttcccttgaTAGTGACGGGTTGAGACTTACCGTAACAATTGATCATGTGGCATGGGTGCTTAGTCGTGAAATACGAAGTTTGCGAGCACTTTGAGAGAGTGATAGAGTGATCTTGGAAAGAGTAAGCGCACAACAGGCCGGGATGGGTGGAGATTGAATGAGATGCGGTCTTATCATTTCCCCCCGCGTGTTTCAGCGACGCCGAAGATAGTGCAATAACAGCCATACTTTTTGCGTACTAGCCAAGAACCAACATCTAAGTTCAGGAAATGCCAACACAACGAGTTAACTGAGCGGAGGACAGGTCGACGGCACAAAGAAATACTAACGCGGTGCTCATTCTTATTTAGAGTAGTCTGTGAATTACACCATTTATCTGAATAAACCGATTGCTACCTTTGCTCGTACCAATATCATTTCAATTCGTCGCAATACCTGCAGTTCCGGTATTGACTTATCACGTCTTTCAGTACTCTTTCTGTGTTTTCTGAACGCGGTAGCGCACCCAATCCGGAGTCCCTCCACTTCTCAAGGTCATCCAGTGCTCTTTTAAACCAGCGCAAGGCCTTCTTGTAGTGATGTCTTTGAACCCAATCATCCCAATGATCCGCTCGGCTAGCCTCCATCCAAGCAATCCGCCAACGCAGCTCTCTGCCGTACAGCAGTACCTGATCAGCCTCCTAAAGCTTGGGGGCATTCTGGCCCCGTCCCTCCTGCTTGAGATCGAACCGATCAAGGTTCATGACCTTGTGCCAAGCCGCCACAAAGTCGCGCTTGAActtctcctcgccatccACCGCGGCATACACCTCCGCAAGCGCGCGAAGCTCAGCATGCGCTCCAAAGATGAGATCGGCCCTTGTCGCAGTCCACTTTTTATCGTGTGTCTTGCGGTCATAGCCAATGAAGACCTCGCCCTCATTATCCGCCGCCTTCCATGCCGTGTTGGTGTCCAACAGGTTGACAAAGTAGTCATTGGTAAGCTTGCCGGGTGTCTTGGTCAACACACCGTAGGATGAGCCATCATAGTTGGCCTCTAGCACACGGAGACCGCCGATGAGGGCAGTAAGCTCAGGCGCCGAGAGAGTGAGCAGCGAGGCACGGTCAATAAGAAACTGCTCGGTGCGTACGCGCTTGGTACCCTTGCCGTAGCTGCGGAAGCCGTCGGCGTGAGGCTCGAGGTGAGTGAAAGAGTGCACATCGGTGTGCTCCTGAGTGGCATCGTTGCGGCCTGGGGTGAAAGGGACCACCAAGCCAGAAGCCTGCTCGAGGGCGGCGACACCACCAAGGACGATAAGATCAGCCAAGGAGACCTTCTTGCCGCTCGAACTGTCGTTGAACTTTTGCTGCACAGACTCGAGCGCAGCAAGGACCTCGCGGAGCGTGGAAGGGTCGTTGACCTTCCACTCGTTTTGAGGAGCGAGACGGATACGGGCACCATTGGCACCTCCGCGCTTGTCAGAGCCACGGAaagaggaagccgaggaCCAGGCAACGAAGATCAGCTTCTTTGGAGCGACACCGGTGGCCAgaatctccttcttcaaggCCGCGATATCGTTATCGTCAATGATCTGGTAGTCTACGGGAGGAATGTAGTCTTCCCAAGGCAGGATCTCAGAGGGGACCTCGGGACCGATCCAGCGAGTACGCGGGCCCATGTCACGATGAAGAAGCTTGAACCATGCGCGGGCAAAAGCATCGGCAAACTTGTCTGGGTTCGCAAGGTAATCGCGGCAGATCTTGTCATAGGCGGGATCCATGCGTAGGGCAATATCGGTCGTCAACATGGTCGggagcttcttcttgttggggTCGTAGGCATCTGGGATGGTGGGCTCGGCGTTCTTGGCCACCCACTGGTTGGCACCAGCAGGGCTCTTTGTCGGCTCCCAGTCAAACTTGTAGAGGTATTCCAGGTAGCCCATGCCCCACTTGGTAGGAGTTGGCGTCCAAGTGACTTCAAGACCactggtgatggtgtcgGGACCCTTGCCCTGGCCAAAGCTGTTTGCCCAGCCGAGACCTTGGTGCTCGATGGGGGCAGCCTCGGGCTCCTTGCCGACGTGGTGAGTGGGACCGGCACCATGAGTCTTGCCAAAGGAGTGACCACCCGCAATCAGAGCGACAGTCTCCTCGTCGTTCATAGCCATGCGGCCAAAGGTGACACGAATATCCTTGGCTGAGGCAACGGGGTCGGGAATACCGTCAGGACCTTCGGGGTTGACGTAGATAAGGCCCATATGGGAGGAGGCAAGGGGGCTTTGCAGATCACGGTTGTGGATGTCCGTGTGCTGTTTCTTGGACTCGTCACCTTGGACGACACCATGTCCTTCGTGGCCTTCCTGACCCTCGGAGTAACGGTCCTCGTTACCCAACCATGTGGTCTCAGCACCCCAGTATACAGACTCGTCAGCCTCCCAGGTGTCGGGACGGCCACCGGCAAAGCCAAAGGTCTTGAAGCCCATGGACTCGAGCGCAACGTTACCGGTTAGAAGGAGCAGGTCGGACCACGAGATCTTGTTGCCGTACTTTTGCTTGATGGGCCACAGGAGACGACGGGCCTTGTCGAGAGAGACGTTGTCGGGCCAGCTGTTGAGAGGAGCAAAACGCTGCTgaccctcaccaccgcctccacGGCCATCCGTGACACGGTAGGTGCCGGCGCTGTGCCATGCCATGCGGATGAAGAGACCGCCATAGTGGCCGAAATCAGCAGGCCACCAGTCTTGCGAGTCGGTCATGAGTTTAGTGAGGTCCTTCTTGAGGCCTTCGTAGTCGAGGCTCTTGAAGGCAGCGGCATAGTCGAAGTCTTTGTCGAGGGGGTTGGAGACGGGGGTATGTTGGCGGAGGATGTTGAGCCTAAGCTGGGCGGGCCACCAGTCGTGGTTCCTGgtgccaccaccgccgacgtTGGACTTGCGGACGGGGCACTCGGACATGTTGGTCGATGTTGTGTGGTTGATTGATCTTTCGAGACGAGATACTGATTCCAGGTTGAAGGAAGCTCTTTGCTGATGTGGGAGCTGAACAGGCGAAGAGAATAGTATGCACGTTGATGAGAAAAACGAAGAAATGGAAGACAGAAGACAGATGATATCAGAGAGCGGAAGCACCGGTATTAGTAACCTAAGAGAGGGGTTTGGTAGTGGAAGGTTTGGGTGGGAAGGCAAGGTCGATATGAAATCGCCGAGAAGGAATACAAAGGAATTATTCTACGTACCCCGCTTGGTTGTCAGCCGGCATGGAGGCCGGGTGGTACGGTACAGGTCACTGCCCGCTCCTGTTTCTCTTGTGAATGTGAGCTTCCTCGAATCATGATAGCTCGATCCATCCCGGCTTCCACGCATCGCGGTGAACCCCTAGGGATGCGATGAGACACCTCGTACTGTAATTACGTAAGGTAACGTACCTGCTTACAACAAACTTGGATCTACACAGTATCTCATCCTTGGCTCCAGTTGATGTCATCCAAGTCGTTGCTCatggctttttttttgtgagTATCCCAGAAGACGGTCATATCTGGAAGGCTTTAGTGTAGCATCTTCAACCCCTTTAAGATCCCTTCTCTTGCTTGCCCGACCGCTTGATCCATCCCGACTGAACATCTCATGATGCTTGGAAGTGTACTGTACTTGTACGTAACGCAGTATCCATGTATTGACAACTCGATAATGGAAGCAAGTGCCGCCCGTGATCTCTCCCGTTGCTCGACCCCGCACAGTAAACGCAGGAGGGGATCGATGGCAACTGCAACTGCAGTGAGGGTGCAACTGCCCCTGCAAGCAGGATGCCCTGGATAGAAACGGGTAGAAAAGGTGGTACAGGTGCATGAACGCAGGCTGCAATGATGTTGTTGCCCTCTCTCTGATTGGCAGGTGGGGAATGTGACTCGCACCTCGGAGAATTCTGCCCTTTTCTGGTTCACACTGGAAGCTTGACGGACCTCACCTCACGAACATCTCCAGACAACCACGGCGGTGAGAACCTTGAGGGTTTCCAAATTGAACGAAAATAGTAAACAAAGGCCTTGATTCATGTCTAGTGGAGAAGGAAGTCATGTGAAGTCGCGTTAGCTAGTAGTACATGGAAAGCGCGGCGCTATCGGTATCAATACCACCTTACAAAACTGGAACGCGTAACCTCGGAAATGCCAAGAGGGGCGGGAGAAACACATCGAACCGGGGGAGGCAACCCTTCATTGTGCTCTCTTGCCATCCAATTACTAATATGTATTGCGTGCTGGAACCAGTTTCACCACTTTCATCGGCCTTTAGCTTTCGTGAATTCTTACCGCTGGCTGTTCCTGGTTCCCGATGTTCATTGTTACTGTTATGTTGTGGTGATGTCTGCTACCTCGATAGAGTCACACACGTAACACCGTCCCTCCATCTCTACCCAGAACTCGTATGATCCACATTGCCTGGAGACCAGTTCATCTGCTTGCCCCCTTCGGTTCCTGCCATCATGTTTACTATTTCTGACTTCCCATATCCATCAAAGTGTCCGGGCTCGCTTGCCACTCCGCCTCACACGTGGGGAGAGGACCGGGAAGAGGTCGAGATCGATCTCGGCCACTTCTCCCGCCGTGGAGCTTTCCCCCCGCTGGCGGCTAATCCCTTTACGGGGCCAGTCATGCACGCCTGACAGCTAATTGTCGAGCTAGGGGTCTTGGCCGGCTCATTGCTGACCAGCGGGGTTTGTGAATTGATATCATTTCAGATTGTCGAAGTCAACAATAAAAACCAACAGACTATGCATTTTCGATCCAAATGGTCTGTTTAatttcttgttcttgatagaaacaaaaaaaaataaagccTATGAGGATGGAATGTCAAAAGTTGCTCAGTGGAACCTTTCTTAAAAGACACTGCCTGATGTCTATTATTTCGAATCGTCAGTGGGTCTAGATCCAGTGGCATCCAAGTGAGAACCTCTATGGACACCTCGACCAGCGCTCAGATAGACTCATGCAGAGTAATTAAAACGTTCAAACCAACGGCTTGCCAAGATCAGGCAGCAACCGCGGCCTTCTACATGTGGCGCAAGAGAGAGCTAGAAAGCTCGGGTTAAAAACAGCCCAAACTGCCAGGCGAGGCATTAAGATTGCTTACCGATTTGATTTGGGTCTCTGAAACCATCAATACGGTTTATAGCAATCTCCGGCGAGCATCGTAGCGGCACTTAATCTCCCGTCCG
It encodes:
- the cat-2 gene encoding peroxidase/catalase 2, which translates into the protein MSECPVRKSNVGGGGTRNHDWWPAQLRLNILRQHTPVSNPLDKDFDYAAAFKSLDYEGLKKDLTKLMTDSQDWWPADFGHYGGLFIRMAWHSAGTYRVTDGRGGGGEGQQRFAPLNSWPDNVSLDKARRLLWPIKQKYGNKISWSDLLLLTGNVALESMGFKTFGFAGGRPDTWEADESVYWGAETTWLGNEDRYSEGQEGHEGHGVVQGDESKKQHTDIHNRDLQSPLASSHMGLIYVNPEGPDGIPDPVASAKDIRVTFGRMAMNDEETVALIAGGHSFGKTHGAGPTHHVGKEPEAAPIEHQGLGWANSFGQGKGPDTITSGLEVTWTPTPTKWGMGYLEYLYKFDWEPTKSPAGANQWVAKNAEPTIPDAYDPNKKKLPTMLTTDIALRMDPAYDKICRDYLANPDKFADAFARAWFKLLHRDMGPRTRWIGPEVPSEILPWEDYIPPVDYQIIDDNDIAALKKEILATGVAPKKLIFVAWSSASSFRGSDKRGGANGARIRLAPQNEWKVNDPSTLREVLAALESVQQKFNDSSSGKKVSLADLIVLGGVAALEQASGLVVPFTPGRNDATQEHTDVHSFTHLEPHADGFRSYGKGTKRVRTEQFLIDRASLLTLSAPELTALIGGLRVLEANYDGSSYGVLTKTPGKLTNDYFVNLLDTNTAWKAADNEGEVFIGYDRKTHDKKWTATRADLIFGAHAELRALAEVYAAVDGEEKFKRDFVAAWHKVMNLDRFDLKQEGRGQNAPKL